A region from the Chitinophaga sp. Cy-1792 genome encodes:
- a CDS encoding helix-turn-helix transcriptional regulator → MDIQYFSPGLLLQPYIKHYFIINSEEGVVNHVLPDTSITLSFKLSGDVRHNRDGDSRSVSNIGIAGIRKTAQEVAYQQHTSMLLVAFREGAAAAFFRTPMHELNGFMLGLHELLPQQELRDVSEQLQETIGASSRIKIIEDWLSGLLQPISNFGMVQQAVAAITAGKGNIRITDLVKDLYVSRDPFEKKFRQAVGTSPKQFAAIVRLRHIISAYDPAKSLTSLAYESGYFDQAHFTKDFKQLTGLAPHDFFRTERHW, encoded by the coding sequence ATGGACATACAGTATTTTTCTCCTGGTTTATTATTACAACCATATATAAAACACTACTTCATCATCAACAGTGAAGAAGGAGTGGTTAACCATGTATTGCCGGATACCAGTATTACGCTTAGCTTCAAATTATCGGGAGATGTCAGACATAACCGTGACGGTGACTCCCGCAGTGTATCGAATATTGGCATTGCCGGTATCAGGAAAACGGCGCAGGAAGTCGCCTATCAGCAGCATACCAGTATGTTGCTGGTAGCCTTCAGAGAGGGCGCTGCCGCAGCATTCTTCCGCACGCCCATGCATGAACTGAATGGTTTTATGCTGGGTCTTCATGAGTTATTACCGCAGCAGGAATTACGTGATGTCAGCGAACAGTTACAGGAAACCATTGGGGCATCTTCCCGGATAAAAATAATAGAAGACTGGCTATCCGGGTTACTGCAGCCCATCAGCAACTTTGGGATGGTACAGCAGGCCGTTGCTGCCATTACCGCTGGAAAAGGTAACATACGTATCACCGACCTGGTGAAAGATTTATACGTCAGCAGAGACCCCTTTGAGAAAAAATTCAGGCAGGCCGTTGGTACTTCTCCCAAGCAGTTTGCAGCAATAGTACGGCTACGCCATATTATCTCCGCCTATGATCCGGCCAAATCCCTGACCTCACTGGCCTATGAATCTGGTTATTTTGACCAGGCACACTTCACCAAAGACTTCAAGCAACTTACCGGTCTGGCCCCGCACGACTTCTTCCGCACGGAGCGTCATTGGTAA
- a CDS encoding PhzF family phenazine biosynthesis protein, which translates to MEFRFFQVDAFTNRPFGGNPAAVCIADQLPADEVLSRIGKENNVPMTAFVVRKNNDFILRWFRPDGGEAQLCGHATLASAHILWETGMMLADEEIRFHTIAGQFTATKGSDGWITLNFPAIGSEAATDTTLLAVFPTAVEILQAGVERTLVLLPSEEEVRNFNPTHELLQSYNCIVTARADADKPYDFVSRFFAAPHGLTEDPVTGSAHCVLAPYWAAKLGKTTFNALQVSARGGELRVALHGDKVALTGQALTLIDGWFRLPE; encoded by the coding sequence ATGGAATTCAGATTTTTTCAGGTAGATGCCTTTACCAACCGCCCGTTTGGCGGAAATCCGGCTGCTGTTTGTATTGCGGATCAATTACCGGCAGATGAAGTGTTGTCCCGCATAGGAAAGGAAAACAATGTACCGATGACTGCTTTCGTTGTGCGAAAGAACAATGACTTCATCCTGCGGTGGTTCCGTCCGGATGGGGGAGAAGCGCAGCTCTGCGGCCATGCCACACTGGCCAGTGCACATATTCTCTGGGAAACAGGAATGATGCTGGCTGACGAGGAAATCCGCTTCCATACGATTGCAGGACAGTTTACCGCTACTAAAGGCAGCGATGGATGGATCACCCTTAATTTTCCTGCTATCGGCAGCGAAGCCGCAACGGATACAACGCTGCTTGCTGTTTTCCCTACCGCTGTAGAAATACTCCAGGCAGGAGTAGAACGTACGCTGGTACTGCTGCCGTCGGAAGAAGAGGTCCGCAATTTCAATCCTACCCATGAACTGTTGCAGTCTTACAATTGCATCGTTACTGCCAGAGCAGATGCCGATAAACCCTACGATTTCGTATCCCGTTTCTTCGCAGCGCCACACGGCCTCACGGAAGATCCCGTGACCGGCTCTGCACATTGTGTACTGGCGCCTTACTGGGCCGCAAAACTGGGAAAAACGACTTTCAATGCTTTACAGGTATCTGCGCGTGGTGGTGAACTGCGTGTAGCCCTCCACGGTGATAAGGTAGCTTTAACCGGACAGGCACTCACGCTGATTGATGGCTGGTTCCGACTGCCGGAATAA
- a CDS encoding DUF3175 domain-containing protein has product MMASTKQHKQIKRKWSARVTKTSDALDLEKGIFTKNDPMEIARSLKRSALRSRRRKGTPYQSAMSMLNFYINRAGKHLPETTLKTLEDFKEKLKEIFHKAAI; this is encoded by the coding sequence ATGATGGCTAGTACAAAACAACATAAACAAATTAAACGGAAATGGTCGGCAAGGGTTACCAAAACGAGCGATGCATTGGATTTAGAAAAAGGAATCTTTACGAAGAACGATCCGATGGAAATTGCCCGCTCCTTGAAACGTTCGGCCCTAAGAAGCCGCCGGAGGAAAGGAACTCCTTACCAATCGGCCATGTCTATGCTTAACTTCTATATCAACAGAGCCGGTAAACATCTGCCGGAAACTACATTAAAAACCCTGGAAGATTTCAAGGAAAAGTTAAAGGAGATTTTTCATAAGGCAGCGATATAG
- a CDS encoding MFS transporter, giving the protein MDVFRSLKSRNFRLFFYGQSVSLIGTWMQKTAVCWLVYRLTNSALLLGVVSFAGLIPSLILSPYAGSYIDRHNRYKILVQTQVISMLQALALAVMILFRYYSITGIILLTLVQGIINAFDVTCRQSLMVDMVTQREDLPNAIALNSTMANFARIAGPAMAGILLSAFGEDVCFGLNFISYIPVLISLFMMKLDTPVLKKTDTSIWTELREGFHYISHDKDLSSLLMMLTVSSMFVIPFNTLMPIFAKDVFNGTAKTFSWFESAAGLGSIISAMYMANLKAGKDLVKILVTASLIFSLSLMLLAYSGWLPLALVFMVLSGVGMMAQTSAINTYIQTHAIPAMRARAISYYIMAYQGIIPVGSLLAGVMANVAGPKFTVFAEGIIGVVAVVAFVNYRRRHAAEISSNAMESANNSAASAA; this is encoded by the coding sequence ATGGACGTATTTCGGTCGCTTAAATCCCGCAACTTCCGCTTGTTTTTTTACGGACAATCGGTATCACTGATAGGCACATGGATGCAGAAAACAGCAGTATGCTGGCTGGTTTACCGGCTAACAAATTCGGCGCTGCTGTTAGGCGTGGTCAGCTTTGCGGGGCTCATCCCCTCTCTTATCCTTTCTCCCTATGCCGGCAGTTATATAGACCGGCATAACCGATATAAGATACTGGTACAAACGCAGGTCATCTCCATGTTACAGGCATTGGCACTGGCGGTGATGATCCTCTTCAGATATTACAGCATTACCGGCATTATCCTGCTGACGCTGGTACAGGGCATCATCAATGCATTTGACGTTACCTGCCGGCAGTCGCTGATGGTAGATATGGTTACCCAGCGGGAAGACCTTCCCAATGCCATAGCATTGAATTCTACCATGGCCAATTTTGCACGCATTGCCGGGCCTGCCATGGCGGGAATTTTATTGAGTGCCTTCGGGGAAGATGTCTGTTTTGGCCTGAACTTCATCAGCTATATTCCCGTGCTGATCTCCCTGTTTATGATGAAGCTGGATACGCCAGTATTAAAAAAGACAGATACCAGCATCTGGACAGAATTACGCGAAGGATTCCACTATATTTCCCACGATAAAGACCTAAGCTCACTACTGATGATGCTTACAGTAAGCAGTATGTTTGTAATCCCCTTTAATACACTGATGCCGATTTTTGCAAAAGATGTATTTAATGGTACCGCAAAAACATTCAGCTGGTTCGAAAGTGCGGCAGGACTGGGTTCTATTATCTCTGCGATGTATATGGCCAATCTCAAGGCCGGTAAAGACCTGGTGAAGATACTGGTTACCGCCAGCCTGATATTCTCTTTAAGCCTGATGCTGCTGGCCTATTCCGGCTGGCTGCCACTGGCGCTGGTGTTCATGGTGCTCTCTGGCGTAGGAATGATGGCGCAAACATCTGCCATCAATACTTATATCCAGACACATGCCATCCCTGCGATGCGGGCAAGAGCCATCAGTTATTATATTATGGCTTACCAGGGTATTATTCCCGTGGGCAGTTTACTTGCCGGTGTGATGGCCAATGTGGCCGGGCCTAAGTTTACCGTTTTCGCTGAAGGGATTATCGGGGTTGTTGCGGTGGTAGCCTTTGTTAACTACCGCAGGCGCCATGCAGCCGAAATCAGCAGCAATGCGATGGAGTCTGCCAATAATTCAGCCGCCTCCGCTGCTTAG
- a CDS encoding NAD(P)-dependent oxidoreductase, with amino-acid sequence MTAQQRTIFITGATRGIGKAIALKMASEGNNIVIAAKSVEEDPRLGGTIYSAAAEVEAAGGKALAVQVDIREEEQIAAAVAKAVETFGGIDVLINNASAISLTNTEQTSAKRFDLMHDINVRGTFLMTLHCLPYLKKGHQAHILTLSPPINLAPQWLGPHVAYTISKYNMSMLALGWAAELEQYNIASNALWPATTIATAAVKNLLGGDALINISRTPAIIADAVHYILSQPSSFTGHTLIDEEVLQSAGVTDFDQYAVNPGGKLHKDLFLD; translated from the coding sequence ATGACAGCACAGCAACGAACAATTTTCATCACGGGCGCTACCAGGGGTATTGGCAAGGCCATCGCACTGAAAATGGCCTCAGAAGGCAACAATATTGTGATTGCAGCGAAGAGCGTAGAAGAAGATCCCAGGCTGGGCGGCACGATTTACAGTGCTGCGGCCGAAGTAGAAGCAGCCGGCGGCAAAGCACTGGCAGTACAGGTTGATATCCGTGAAGAGGAACAGATTGCCGCTGCCGTGGCTAAAGCGGTGGAAACCTTCGGTGGTATTGATGTACTCATCAACAACGCTTCTGCTATCTCGCTGACCAATACAGAACAAACGTCTGCCAAGCGTTTCGATCTGATGCATGATATCAATGTCCGGGGTACTTTTCTGATGACGCTGCATTGTCTGCCCTATCTGAAAAAAGGCCATCAGGCGCATATCCTGACGTTATCCCCGCCCATTAATCTGGCGCCACAATGGCTGGGGCCTCATGTAGCCTATACCATCAGCAAATACAATATGAGTATGCTTGCGCTGGGATGGGCTGCGGAGCTGGAGCAGTACAATATCGCCTCCAATGCGTTATGGCCGGCTACTACCATCGCCACTGCCGCCGTCAAAAATCTGCTGGGAGGTGATGCATTAATAAATATCAGCCGTACGCCTGCCATCATAGCAGATGCGGTGCATTATATTCTCAGTCAGCCTTCCTCCTTTACGGGCCATACGCTGATCGATGAAGAAGTGCTTCAATCTGCCGGGGTGACTGACTTTGATCAGTACGCCGTCAATCCGGGAGGCAAATTGCATAAAGACCTGTTCCTGGACTAA
- a CDS encoding SusD/RagB family nutrient-binding outer membrane lipoprotein, with amino-acid sequence MKFSNKIWLYISGAAMMLGACSKDFQQINTTPFLPVTAATGPLVNGVISTMFLLGQEQAAVHNEWYYPATQLGSIAGSSGYLVQNGANDIWADYYNTLQNLNVIQDQINAYSGDKEEMNNIQAIVYVLRAYKTFRVTDQFGDMPYFNAGKSYSNNAAFFRPVYDGQEKIYDSLLVNLKWASEHIKTGNAVTAAGKPYASLGASETFFNNNMLLWQKFANSLLLRQAMQMVEKAPATATPYLQYALSGVPLVEDGEDVGMSPVKMVKVLTDSRFWAFTSHKFLRVSTTVWNMMATNTTTAGIFDPRALLFFETNQAGKWAPLGPGAGTDPSNPYTDKRDADISNKDNCIYSPFNYYLVRDINYQPEVMLSAAEVHFLKAEANARGLGVTKNMTTAGTEYTAGIKSSVNFWYNIAHNTNVTNDNWAAVAPPNPTDSAMNVLLTNPKVAFTGTDDQLLDKIYAQEWLSYFRQPWLAYNLMRRTGRTPRDGNPSQYVNFNRLQYPQTESIDNEANYKTQVAAMGGNSATVKVWWMK; translated from the coding sequence ATGAAATTTTCAAATAAAATCTGGTTATATATTTCAGGCGCCGCCATGATGCTTGGAGCATGTTCAAAAGATTTCCAGCAAATAAATACCACGCCGTTTTTGCCGGTAACGGCGGCTACGGGGCCTTTGGTCAATGGTGTGATCAGCACGATGTTCCTGCTGGGCCAGGAGCAGGCCGCTGTTCATAATGAATGGTATTACCCGGCCACCCAGCTGGGTTCCATCGCAGGAAGCTCCGGCTACCTGGTGCAAAATGGCGCAAACGATATCTGGGCAGATTATTATAACACGCTGCAGAACCTCAACGTTATTCAGGACCAGATCAATGCCTACAGCGGGGATAAGGAAGAAATGAATAATATTCAGGCCATCGTTTATGTGCTGCGTGCCTACAAAACTTTCCGTGTTACCGACCAGTTCGGCGATATGCCTTACTTCAATGCCGGGAAATCCTACAGCAACAATGCAGCTTTCTTCCGCCCGGTATACGATGGCCAGGAAAAAATTTATGATAGCCTGCTGGTAAACCTGAAATGGGCATCTGAACACATTAAAACCGGTAATGCCGTAACCGCTGCCGGCAAACCTTATGCTTCCCTCGGCGCCAGCGAAACCTTCTTCAATAATAATATGCTGCTGTGGCAGAAGTTCGCCAACTCATTGCTGTTACGTCAGGCAATGCAGATGGTGGAAAAAGCCCCTGCTACGGCAACACCGTACCTTCAGTATGCGTTGAGCGGTGTGCCACTGGTAGAAGATGGTGAAGATGTAGGAATGTCGCCGGTTAAGATGGTGAAGGTACTGACTGATAGCCGCTTCTGGGCCTTTACTTCTCATAAGTTCCTGCGTGTGAGTACCACCGTTTGGAATATGATGGCTACCAACACTACAACGGCTGGCATTTTTGATCCAAGGGCATTACTTTTCTTCGAAACAAACCAGGCCGGCAAATGGGCGCCACTGGGGCCCGGAGCAGGTACCGATCCCAGCAATCCCTATACGGATAAAAGAGATGCTGACATTTCCAACAAGGATAATTGTATCTATTCCCCTTTTAATTACTACCTGGTAAGGGATATTAATTACCAGCCGGAGGTAATGCTCTCTGCTGCAGAAGTGCACTTCCTGAAGGCAGAAGCCAATGCCCGCGGATTAGGCGTTACCAAAAATATGACGACCGCCGGCACAGAATATACCGCTGGTATTAAATCTTCCGTAAACTTCTGGTATAATATCGCGCATAATACCAACGTAACCAATGATAACTGGGCTGCAGTAGCGCCGCCCAATCCTACAGATTCGGCCATGAATGTACTGCTGACGAATCCTAAAGTCGCCTTTACGGGTACAGATGACCAGCTGCTGGATAAAATCTACGCACAGGAATGGCTCAGCTATTTCCGTCAGCCCTGGCTGGCATACAACCTGATGCGCCGCACCGGTCGTACGCCACGCGACGGTAATCCGTCTCAGTACGTCAACTTCAACAGATTGCAATATCCTCAGACTGAATCTATTGATAATGAAGCCAACTATAAAACACAGGTGGCTGCCATGGGAGGAAATTCCGCTACCGTTAAGGTATGGTGGATGAAATAA
- a CDS encoding DUF4920 domain-containing protein, which yields MLKSMISLLALLLVVTLAVAQPPKGPANPNTRYGAGTTATGAVDASRLPGLLKNDTGKLAVKIQAKVLDVCPKKGCWMKLQVNDSTTAFVKMKNYGFFVPLDIKGKTIVLDGEAYQHVTSVAEQRHYAEDAKKTQAEIDAITEPLKEYRYTASGILVLQ from the coding sequence ATGCTAAAGAGTATGATATCCCTCCTGGCATTGCTGCTGGTTGTGACGCTTGCAGTGGCCCAACCTCCGAAAGGTCCTGCCAATCCAAATACCAGGTATGGTGCAGGTACAACCGCAACAGGAGCTGTTGATGCATCCCGGTTACCCGGATTACTGAAAAATGATACCGGCAAACTGGCTGTAAAAATCCAGGCAAAGGTATTGGATGTATGTCCGAAAAAAGGCTGCTGGATGAAGCTACAGGTAAACGACAGTACCACCGCATTTGTGAAGATGAAAAATTATGGCTTTTTCGTACCATTAGACATAAAAGGCAAGACAATTGTGCTGGATGGTGAAGCCTATCAGCATGTTACTTCTGTTGCCGAACAGCGCCACTATGCCGAAGATGCTAAAAAAACACAGGCAGAGATCGATGCCATTACTGAACCGTTGAAAGAATACCGGTATACAGCCAGTGGCATATTGGTGCTTCAATAA
- a CDS encoding copper amine oxidase, with product MRKPLLAGLFALSCTYASAQTLTTAMNNALTGARQGSIVLLPDFLSEKIPYINYQQVVMPGPQHVIADDPEYIRVPEGIALQERVAPGAVRLYVYNVNGVTEPAKMPRKISAVIENTGNSNMQLRMQRYSSQPPSTNYYLVGKNGLADYFASKPATKVRTIKPGERVAIDAQLEKNVVTYDQLTHGFYEFTIDQPGLISVVQTDPATSGPAAVARLKGVLPSKSKSGAGRGVFGVSNYRIIAIDTLDTKDGVKELVMADGVRDPWVLGSEGSSDAVAKLSGNYGVMYNIEMKWKSTDGKGLALVTWNARGGGQWCDAMANTMVVSEGKFKPGTIQLPADQLTTGKAPEAVLVQIFKPAANGETQTIKMTWSPPGASCLPTPLVFIPVDL from the coding sequence ATGCGGAAACCTTTATTAGCGGGCCTGTTCGCCCTTTCCTGTACTTATGCCAGCGCACAGACACTTACCACCGCCATGAACAATGCCCTCACAGGCGCCAGACAGGGCAGCATCGTATTACTACCTGATTTCCTATCAGAAAAGATTCCTTATATCAACTATCAGCAGGTAGTGATGCCCGGGCCACAGCATGTAATCGCAGACGATCCCGAATATATACGTGTACCGGAAGGCATTGCCTTGCAGGAACGCGTAGCTCCCGGCGCAGTACGACTATATGTTTACAATGTAAATGGCGTGACAGAACCGGCAAAAATGCCGAGGAAAATAAGTGCTGTCATAGAAAATACCGGCAACAGCAACATGCAGCTGCGCATGCAGCGCTATTCTTCCCAACCACCCAGCACCAATTATTACCTCGTAGGTAAAAACGGGCTGGCAGATTATTTCGCTTCAAAACCCGCAACGAAAGTACGTACCATAAAACCCGGAGAGCGTGTTGCCATTGACGCTCAGCTGGAAAAAAACGTGGTCACATACGACCAGCTTACCCATGGCTTTTATGAATTTACGATAGACCAGCCGGGCCTCATCAGCGTGGTACAGACAGATCCTGCAACCTCCGGCCCCGCGGCAGTAGCGCGACTGAAGGGAGTACTTCCCTCCAAAAGCAAAAGTGGCGCCGGCAGAGGCGTTTTTGGTGTAAGCAATTACCGTATCATCGCTATAGATACCCTCGATACGAAAGATGGCGTAAAAGAGCTGGTAATGGCCGACGGCGTGCGTGATCCATGGGTACTGGGGTCAGAAGGCAGCTCAGATGCAGTCGCTAAACTGAGTGGCAACTACGGCGTGATGTACAACATAGAAATGAAATGGAAAAGTACGGATGGCAAAGGATTGGCGCTGGTAACATGGAATGCACGCGGCGGCGGTCAATGGTGTGATGCCATGGCCAACACGATGGTGGTGAGTGAAGGCAAATTCAAGCCTGGTACTATCCAACTTCCGGCAGACCAGCTAACGACTGGCAAGGCGCCTGAGGCAGTGCTGGTGCAGATTTTCAAGCCAGCTGCCAACGGAGAAACGCAAACGATCAAAATGACCTGGTCACCGCCGGGAGCTTCCTGTCTGCCTACCCCGCTGGTATTTATACCGGTAGACCTGTAA
- a CDS encoding ThuA domain-containing protein has translation MHTVVKDMCTVGLSLTATYPIGFRKVICVRLLLHLYFISPETHIYGNCCASLPKNLLFLSPMKKLLFPLLLLLSSWAGAQSQFHVIAFYTGEADQAHISYVHEANKWFAEQAKANNFEYRATRDWSLLNTDSLKSYEVVLFLDTRPEKPEQRAAFQSYMENGGAWMGFHFAAFALTPSAVPANWDWYHNTFLGSGSYVSNTWRPTSAVLRVEDPKHPAVKGLPHTFKSSPNEWYRWSQDLTKNPDIDILLAIDSTSFPLGTGPKQYEIWHSGYYPVVWTNRKFRMVYMNMGHNDIDYENHTNKELSFTFDNPTQGKLVLQALLWLGRGKKK, from the coding sequence ATGCATACAGTAGTAAAGGATATGTGCACCGTGGGTTTATCACTCACGGCCACCTATCCGATCGGTTTCCGGAAAGTAATCTGTGTCAGGCTACTACTTCATCTCTACTTCATATCTCCTGAAACCCATATCTATGGCAACTGTTGTGCATCTCTCCCGAAAAATCTGCTATTTTTATCTCCTATGAAAAAATTACTATTTCCATTATTGTTATTACTGAGCAGCTGGGCAGGAGCCCAGTCGCAATTCCACGTGATTGCTTTCTATACCGGCGAGGCAGACCAGGCTCATATCAGCTATGTACACGAAGCCAACAAGTGGTTTGCTGAACAGGCAAAAGCCAATAATTTTGAGTACAGGGCTACCCGCGACTGGTCTTTGCTAAACACCGATTCTCTCAAAAGTTATGAAGTGGTATTATTTCTGGATACGCGCCCGGAAAAACCGGAACAACGCGCTGCATTCCAGTCTTACATGGAAAATGGCGGCGCCTGGATGGGTTTCCACTTCGCAGCATTTGCGCTCACACCTTCTGCTGTGCCTGCAAACTGGGATTGGTACCATAACACTTTTCTCGGTAGCGGCTCCTATGTCAGCAATACCTGGCGCCCTACTTCCGCCGTATTGCGGGTAGAAGACCCGAAACATCCGGCAGTAAAGGGTTTGCCACATACCTTCAAATCCAGCCCCAACGAATGGTACCGCTGGAGCCAGGACCTGACTAAAAATCCTGATATAGATATCCTCCTGGCCATTGATTCCACCAGCTTCCCGCTGGGTACCGGCCCTAAGCAGTACGAAATATGGCATAGCGGCTACTATCCGGTGGTGTGGACGAATAGGAAATTCCGGATGGTGTACATGAATATGGGCCACAACGACATCGATTATGAAAACCATACCAATAAGGAATTGTCGTTTACGTTTGACAATCCTACACAAGGTAAGCTGGTGTTACAGGCTTTGCTGTGGCTGGGAAGAGGGAAGAAAAAATAG